From Thermovenabulum gondwanense, one genomic window encodes:
- a CDS encoding pseudouridine synthase has translation MEKKERLDKVLSMCGFGTRKDVKKIIKEGEVSVNGEVIKDAGFHVSPQTDRICVLGDPIIFKRNLYVMLYKPAGVVSSTCDKKDETVVDLLEGEYSHRNLFPVGRLDKDAEGLILLTDDGILAHKLLSPKNKVFKEYYVEVEGYLSGDDVQAFSKGIQLEDFKTLPAELIIVQSDEISRAVVKICEGKFHQIKRMFEALGKRVVYLKRTAIGSLRLDDSLSPGEWRELTQEELETLKNELT, from the coding sequence ATGGAAAAGAAAGAAAGGCTGGATAAGGTTCTTTCCATGTGCGGTTTTGGCACGAGAAAGGATGTAAAAAAGATAATAAAGGAAGGAGAAGTATCGGTAAACGGTGAAGTTATAAAAGACGCGGGCTTTCACGTCTCCCCCCAAACCGATAGAATTTGCGTTTTGGGAGATCCAATCATTTTTAAAAGAAACCTTTATGTGATGCTCTATAAACCTGCCGGTGTGGTATCCTCCACCTGCGATAAGAAAGATGAAACTGTTGTAGACCTTTTAGAAGGCGAGTATTCTCACAGAAACCTTTTCCCCGTGGGAAGGCTCGACAAGGATGCGGAAGGTTTAATTCTTCTCACCGATGACGGCATCCTTGCCCATAAGCTTTTATCCCCAAAGAATAAAGTTTTTAAAGAATATTACGTGGAGGTAGAAGGGTATTTATCCGGTGATGACGTGCAGGCTTTCAGTAAAGGCATTCAATTGGAAGATTTTAAAACCTTACCCGCCGAACTAATCATTGTTCAAAGCGATGAAATTTCCAGGGCGGTAGTGAAAATATGTGAGGGTAAATTTCACCAGATAAAAAGAATGTTTGAAGCCCTGGGGAAAAGGGTAGTTTACTTAAAAAGAACGGCAATAGGTTCATTAAGATTAGATGACTCCCTTTCCCCCGGTGAATGGAGAGAGCTGACGCAGGAAGAATTAGAAACTTTAAAAAATGAGCTGACTTAA
- a CDS encoding carbon-nitrogen family hydrolase: MNLQKNSIKLALIQIDIEDGKVEDNLNKVLKEVKQTLEKNKHIDAVVLPEMWNTGYDLKNLDKIADNMGNPCIENLRELARNFGVNIIAGSIADKRKVEGKTKVYNSSYIIDRRGEIIARYDKVHLFRLMKEDKFLTAGEKMATFELDGIKCGIVICYDLRFPEFIRKIALEDIKILFVPAQWPLPRDKHWRLLNIVRAIENQIYVVGVNRAGRQGNVIFPGASLVVDPWGEVEVELDDKEAVICHSLSLNKIEKIRRYMPVYDDRRPDIY, from the coding sequence ATGAACCTTCAAAAAAATTCAATAAAATTAGCCTTGATACAGATAGATATTGAAGATGGAAAAGTAGAAGATAATCTAAATAAGGTTTTAAAAGAGGTAAAACAAACCTTAGAAAAAAATAAGCATATTGATGCGGTAGTCCTGCCTGAAATGTGGAATACAGGTTATGACTTGAAAAATCTTGATAAAATTGCGGACAACATGGGGAACCCTTGTATAGAAAACCTCCGGGAATTAGCAAGAAATTTTGGAGTTAATATAATAGCGGGTTCCATAGCCGATAAAAGGAAGGTTGAAGGCAAAACAAAAGTATACAATTCTTCCTACATCATTGATAGACGGGGAGAAATAATTGCAAGGTACGATAAAGTTCATCTTTTCAGGCTTATGAAAGAAGATAAATTTTTAACTGCGGGGGAAAAGATGGCAACCTTTGAATTGGACGGTATAAAATGCGGTATAGTGATATGCTATGATCTCAGATTTCCGGAATTTATTAGGAAAATAGCCCTGGAAGATATAAAAATACTTTTTGTACCGGCCCAGTGGCCGTTGCCTCGAGACAAGCATTGGAGGCTTTTAAACATTGTAAGGGCAATAGAAAATCAAATTTATGTGGTGGGTGTTAACAGAGCAGGTAGACAGGGGAATGTTATTTTCCCCGGAGCTTCCCTGGTTGTGGATCCATGGGGAGAGGTGGAGGTCGAATTGGACGATAAAGAGGCAGTTATATGCCATTCGTTAAGTTTAAACAAGATAGAAAAAATCAGAAGATATATGCCTGTATATGATGACAGAAGACCGGATATATATTAA
- a CDS encoding PD40 domain-containing protein yields the protein MGFKKLSKILLVLLLILMIIISAISCGKQNTAPPSQNSQNRNSEKEDNTGNNEATVEFGDLKLMRKINPAAENTTYTEAVAKAGYFHSFVYYLTDSFASEDGKFPLIKEDGEKNIKLYVISKDLKTVLTVDRIEAEYAEKGYLFYLLGWKGNKLYYLKAEKDGEKIGFSAYSFDTAGGNKKKIAFIELEHLYIGNFRFLPEEEKAIIFIPGKYIQLELASGNITLLKSGLPSYDGLFYPQISPEGKYVAYSLLEPERRGMYAFDVENKKEVLIAGAGERDYFTPRWSPDGRYLAFYYVVKNEKGEFEYVEGEDGPYPIADGIRVIDFKENKELNIALQGMRIGFSYFNGDSNYMVFSSVTRENAKELNKYSVFDPEKMNSIAFDGLWIFNLKENKAKKINEENIKIGFYPALILSEEEYYFYKTIDEGWKDLVYYNRGSSQVIDTGYRFIPEKYQNLKLIKGNLIIVGINNGEISIFKVNKGERKEIFRTKGVFREYNVINDYIVLFYNDEQEKEKITLIPL from the coding sequence ATGGGATTTAAAAAATTATCGAAAATCCTTTTGGTTTTATTGCTGATTTTAATGATTATTATATCCGCGATTTCCTGCGGTAAGCAAAATACGGCACCCCCTTCTCAAAATTCACAAAATCGAAATAGTGAAAAAGAAGATAATACCGGTAATAATGAGGCTACGGTAGAGTTTGGCGATTTAAAACTGATGAGAAAGATTAACCCGGCGGCAGAAAATACCACATATACGGAAGCGGTAGCGAAGGCAGGGTATTTTCATTCCTTTGTTTATTACCTTACGGATTCCTTTGCCTCCGAAGACGGCAAATTTCCCCTTATCAAAGAGGATGGAGAAAAAAATATCAAACTGTACGTTATTTCTAAGGACTTAAAAACGGTTTTAACCGTCGACAGGATTGAAGCGGAGTATGCGGAGAAAGGATATCTTTTTTACCTTTTGGGATGGAAGGGCAATAAGTTATACTACCTGAAAGCCGAAAAAGATGGAGAAAAAATTGGTTTTTCAGCTTACAGTTTTGATACTGCCGGCGGGAACAAAAAGAAAATTGCTTTTATAGAGCTTGAACACCTTTATATTGGTAATTTTAGATTTTTGCCCGAAGAGGAAAAAGCAATAATATTTATCCCGGGGAAATATATTCAATTAGAACTGGCAAGCGGTAATATTACCCTTTTAAAATCCGGACTTCCTTCCTATGATGGACTTTTTTACCCTCAAATATCTCCGGAGGGGAAATATGTTGCTTACAGCCTATTAGAGCCGGAAAGAAGAGGAATGTATGCCTTTGATGTGGAAAATAAAAAAGAAGTTCTTATTGCCGGAGCGGGTGAAAGAGACTATTTTACCCCCCGCTGGTCACCTGACGGAAGATATTTAGCTTTTTATTATGTAGTAAAGAATGAAAAAGGTGAGTTTGAATACGTAGAAGGGGAGGACGGCCCCTATCCCATCGCCGACGGTATACGGGTAATTGATTTTAAAGAAAATAAAGAGTTGAATATAGCCCTGCAGGGTATGAGAATAGGATTCTCCTATTTTAATGGAGATTCGAATTATATGGTATTTTCCAGTGTCACCCGGGAAAACGCTAAGGAGCTCAATAAATACAGTGTGTTTGATCCGGAAAAAATGAATTCTATAGCCTTTGATGGATTGTGGATATTCAATCTAAAAGAAAATAAGGCAAAAAAAATAAATGAAGAAAATATTAAAATTGGGTTTTATCCTGCATTGATACTTTCCGAAGAAGAGTACTATTTTTATAAAACTATTGATGAAGGATGGAAGGATCTAGTCTATTACAACAGAGGGTCCAGTCAGGTAATCGATACCGGGTACAGGTTTATACCCGAGAAGTATCAAAATCTTAAGCTGATAAAAGGGAACTTGATTATCGTTGGAATTAATAATGGAGAAATCAGCATTTTTAAAGTTAACAAAGGAGAAAGAAAAGAGATCTTCAGAACAAAAGGTGTATTCAGGGAATACAATGTTATTAACGACTATATAGTACTATTTTATAACGATGAACAGGAAAAAGAAAAAATTACATTGATCCCTTTATAA
- a CDS encoding FAD-dependent oxidoreductase, with protein MINLNKLLKTLLIVSIVIIIFISNTPVASERVIPQKYYQVVVVGAEPEGIAAAVSAARNGLRTLLIDRRDKVGGLYTLGWLNSLDLNYKSKNTKEIVNKGIFGEFHRKVGGGSAFDILQVQKVFNDMLKNSGVDVVLTVSDIKPIVKDNKIKGISFGKNGINYLVNTSIVIDSTQNADIAAASGVPYKFGWEDFGFPGEVAAATLVFSVKNVDWNKVVSYLQKDGNPYTGGNNTSAWGYEVMYKTPIKDPDIQMRGINAGRQKDGTVVINALQIFNVNPLDENEKKRAIERAKRELPGIIDFMRKNAPGFENAELAGVAQELYIRESRHIIGEYTLTADDIFENRNQEIAVAFGSYPIDLQARKKGMTGIALCGTNPYGIPFGVMVPKNIDGLLIASHCASYDVIAHGSARTVPVGMALGQAAGVASKLAIEKNVTFREIARSNKLINELRTRLEKQGVDLKPIKVDNPEKNSWAYPYIKSLRNKAMLSKGYSNDYRLEDTATIYTFSGVFFLINSHSQIKIDTTILKNYDKNYPVKKTDYIEMLNKILSSNYRNWEELLKEGLVDEKIYTRIIKSNDYLTNSEAYALIDCLVKYIQNR; from the coding sequence GTGATTAATTTAAATAAATTACTTAAAACACTGTTAATTGTAAGCATTGTAATAATAATCTTTATATCAAATACTCCCGTAGCGAGTGAAAGGGTTATACCGCAAAAGTATTATCAAGTGGTGGTAGTAGGTGCGGAACCCGAGGGTATAGCAGCCGCTGTTTCGGCTGCGCGAAACGGCCTTAGAACCCTGCTGATAGACCGAAGGGATAAAGTAGGTGGACTTTACACATTAGGTTGGCTTAATTCTCTGGATTTAAATTATAAAAGCAAAAATACAAAAGAAATTGTAAACAAAGGAATTTTCGGCGAATTTCACCGAAAAGTAGGTGGCGGTTCTGCTTTTGATATTCTTCAAGTCCAAAAGGTGTTTAACGATATGCTGAAGAATTCTGGAGTTGATGTTGTATTAACTGTATCGGATATAAAGCCAATAGTAAAAGACAACAAAATTAAGGGTATTAGTTTTGGAAAAAATGGAATAAACTATTTGGTAAATACCAGCATTGTTATAGATTCTACCCAGAATGCGGATATAGCTGCAGCAAGCGGAGTACCTTATAAGTTTGGTTGGGAGGATTTTGGTTTTCCTGGAGAAGTAGCAGCGGCCACATTAGTGTTTTCCGTAAAGAATGTAGATTGGAATAAAGTAGTATCATATTTGCAAAAGGACGGTAACCCTTACACGGGAGGTAATAATACAAGTGCATGGGGTTATGAAGTGATGTATAAAACTCCGATAAAAGATCCAGACATTCAGATGCGGGGAATTAATGCGGGGAGGCAAAAAGATGGAACTGTTGTTATTAATGCTCTTCAGATTTTTAATGTAAATCCTTTGGATGAAAATGAGAAAAAAAGGGCAATAGAAAGGGCCAAAAGAGAACTTCCAGGTATTATCGACTTCATGAGGAAAAATGCCCCCGGTTTTGAAAATGCAGAACTAGCAGGAGTTGCTCAGGAACTTTATATTAGGGAGTCAAGACATATTATAGGGGAGTATACGTTGACGGCCGATGACATATTTGAAAACAGGAATCAGGAAATAGCCGTTGCTTTTGGCAGCTATCCTATCGACTTGCAGGCACGTAAAAAGGGCATGACGGGTATTGCCCTTTGCGGTACAAATCCTTACGGTATCCCTTTTGGGGTAATGGTGCCTAAAAATATAGATGGACTTTTAATAGCAAGCCATTGTGCGAGTTATGATGTAATTGCTCACGGAAGTGCCAGGACCGTACCGGTCGGAATGGCTCTGGGTCAGGCAGCGGGAGTTGCTTCAAAACTTGCAATAGAAAAAAACGTTACTTTCAGGGAAATAGCTCGTTCAAACAAATTAATCAACGAACTTAGGACTCGGCTTGAAAAACAGGGTGTGGATTTAAAACCAATTAAAGTTGATAACCCCGAAAAAAATAGCTGGGCTTATCCTTACATAAAAAGCCTCAGGAACAAAGCAATGCTGTCAAAGGGTTATTCCAATGATTACCGATTAGAAGATACTGCCACAATTTATACATTTTCAGGAGTATTTTTTCTTATAAACTCCCATTCTCAAATAAAAATAGATACAACTATCTTGAAAAATTATGATAAAAACTATCCCGTTAAAAAAACAGATTATATTGAGATGTTAAATAAAATTTTATCGAGCAATTATAGAAACTGGGAAGAATTGTTGAAGGAAGGCCTTGTTGATGAAAAAATATATACTCGTATTATAAAGAGTAATGATTATTTAACTAACTCCGAAGCATATGCTTTAATTGATTGCCTTGTAAAATATATACAAAATAGATGA
- the splB gene encoding spore photoproduct lyase, translating into MYEFIPKRAFFEKDALEYPTGKNIYLKMQELGVDTQIIGTHNRVTGIPGKTPQEAYFEAKRTLVVSVRRTLDFETCKPSAHYQLPLVTSCPGECEYCYLNTTLSKKPYIRVYVNIDEILKKAKDYMEKRAPEVTLFEGSATSDPLPVEIYTGFLKKTIEFFANQELGYFRFVTKFSNVDPLLEAKHNKKITVRFSINSETIIKQFEHKTPSLDERINAALKLAEKDYKIGFMIGPIIYYPAWEYEYDKMLSKLAESLKGYKDTLEFELITHRFTVKAKKNILQVFPKTKLPLEEKERVFKFGQFGYGKYLYPAEVMEELKNFFQEKIREYFPAYNILYFV; encoded by the coding sequence ATGTACGAGTTCATCCCGAAAAGGGCTTTTTTCGAAAAGGATGCGTTGGAATACCCTACCGGTAAAAATATTTATTTGAAAATGCAGGAGCTTGGCGTAGATACCCAAATTATAGGGACTCACAACCGGGTGACGGGAATCCCGGGAAAAACTCCTCAGGAAGCATATTTTGAAGCTAAAAGAACCTTAGTGGTAAGCGTCAGGCGCACTCTGGATTTTGAAACCTGCAAACCTTCTGCCCATTACCAGCTTCCTTTAGTAACAAGCTGTCCAGGAGAATGCGAATACTGTTATTTAAATACAACCCTAAGCAAAAAACCTTACATCAGGGTATACGTCAATATAGATGAAATACTAAAAAAGGCAAAAGATTATATGGAAAAAAGAGCTCCCGAAGTAACATTATTTGAAGGGTCAGCCACAAGTGATCCTTTACCTGTGGAAATCTATACCGGTTTTTTGAAAAAAACCATAGAATTTTTTGCAAATCAGGAGCTCGGTTATTTCAGATTTGTTACCAAATTTTCAAATGTGGATCCGCTCCTGGAAGCAAAACACAATAAAAAAATCACGGTCCGCTTCAGCATAAACTCGGAAACAATCATAAAACAATTTGAACACAAAACCCCATCCTTAGATGAGAGGATAAACGCCGCTTTAAAACTGGCAGAGAAGGATTATAAAATAGGGTTTATGATAGGGCCTATCATTTATTACCCCGCCTGGGAATACGAGTACGATAAAATGTTATCAAAATTAGCCGAAAGTTTAAAGGGGTATAAGGATACTTTGGAATTTGAGTTAATCACTCACAGGTTCACGGTAAAAGCTAAGAAAAATATACTGCAGGTATTTCCAAAGACGAAATTGCCTTTAGAAGAAAAGGAAAGAGTTTTTAAATTTGGGCAGTTCGGATACGGCAAGTACCTCTACCCTGCCGAAGTAATGGAAGAGCTCAAAAACTTTTTCCAAGAAAAAATCCGGGAATACTTCCCGGCATATAATATACTCTATTTTGTTTAA
- a CDS encoding Gfo/Idh/MocA family protein, which yields MLLKGGIITPIDIGIIGAGWICEMILDSLQKKGKDKFNLTAVCDVNTARLQELKSKYAIDKIYTSADELIKDSKTESIVIATPPFLHFEMGKKALEAGKHLFLEKPGSLTVEQMEELADISSRKGLKATIDYVMRRNPLYIILKKICDAKIFGFPERAYLENYAHDDHLLPSHWFWDYEKSGGIWVEHGVHFFDIVNWLFKMPVKVQAINFVRNGEALIDRVYGFSLHEGNVVISYYHSFTKPEAFEKTSFHFIFDRAYARVDGWIPEKLEVEALLNKEEEEFLTETLLRNSDDYLPGVNIDINCNILAEYKGDSRFFKGKGKFFTASRRVKIEFSLKQDRWEVYKASIFKGIEDLTEAIKDKKESLEVTLEDALNSLKIARDMEKSSIKI from the coding sequence TTGCTTTTAAAGGGAGGGATAATTACGCCCATTGACATAGGAATTATAGGAGCCGGATGGATTTGTGAAATGATATTGGATTCCCTGCAAAAAAAAGGTAAGGATAAATTTAATTTAACTGCGGTTTGTGATGTAAATACTGCAAGGCTTCAAGAACTTAAAAGCAAATATGCGATAGATAAAATCTATACCAGTGCCGACGAATTAATTAAGGATTCAAAAACCGAAAGCATTGTAATTGCCACACCGCCTTTTTTACATTTTGAAATGGGTAAAAAGGCTTTAGAGGCAGGAAAACACTTATTTTTAGAAAAACCGGGCTCCCTTACCGTCGAACAAATGGAAGAACTGGCAGACATTTCTTCCAGAAAGGGTTTAAAAGCTACCATAGACTACGTAATGAGGAGAAACCCTCTTTATATAATTTTGAAGAAAATTTGTGATGCAAAGATTTTTGGATTCCCTGAAAGGGCATATTTAGAAAACTACGCCCATGATGACCATCTTTTGCCTTCTCACTGGTTCTGGGACTACGAAAAAAGCGGAGGAATATGGGTAGAACACGGTGTTCACTTTTTCGATATAGTAAACTGGTTGTTTAAAATGCCGGTAAAGGTACAAGCAATTAACTTTGTGAGAAATGGAGAAGCCTTAATAGACAGGGTATACGGGTTTTCCCTCCATGAAGGAAATGTGGTAATATCCTATTACCACAGCTTCACCAAACCCGAAGCTTTTGAGAAAACTTCTTTTCATTTTATTTTTGACAGGGCCTATGCAAGGGTAGACGGCTGGATTCCTGAAAAACTGGAAGTTGAAGCCCTGCTTAATAAAGAGGAAGAAGAATTTTTAACGGAAACCCTTTTAAGGAATTCCGACGATTACTTACCCGGAGTAAATATTGATATCAATTGCAATATATTAGCAGAATACAAAGGTGATTCCAGATTTTTTAAAGGGAAAGGGAAATTTTTTACGGCCTCCCGCCGGGTAAAAATTGAGTTTTCCTTAAAGCAGGACCGGTGGGAAGTGTATAAGGCCTCTATATTTAAAGGTATTGAAGATTTAACCGAAGCAATAAAAGATAAAAAAGAATCTTTGGAGGTCACCTTGGAGGATGCCTTAAATTCATTAAAAATAGCCCGGGATATGGAAAAAAGTTCTATAAAGATTTAA
- the ychF gene encoding redox-regulated ATPase YchF: MEIGIVGLPNVGKSTLFNAITRAGAECANYPFCTIEPNVGVVPVPDERLDFLAKMENPEKITPAVIKFVDIAGLVRGASKGEGLGNKFLSHIREVDAIAHVVRCFEDPNVVHVDGKVDPVRDIETINLELIFADMETVEKRIDRTKKQAKSGEKQYLEELALLERIKEDLEKGIPVRAMELKEEEIQKVKQYFLLTSKPVIYVANISEEDLLSKKEGELLKKVKEYALKEGAEVIPVCAKIEAELAELEGEEKKELLGEYGLEESGLDRLIRASYRLLGLITFFTAGPKEVRAWTIKEGTKAPQAAGKIHSDFERGFIRAEVISFEDLEKCKSQNEAKEKGLIRIEGKDYIMKDGDVVYFRFNV; encoded by the coding sequence ATGGAGATAGGTATTGTAGGTCTGCCCAATGTAGGAAAAAGCACCCTTTTTAACGCTATTACCAGAGCAGGAGCTGAATGCGCCAATTATCCTTTCTGCACCATTGAACCAAACGTAGGGGTTGTTCCCGTGCCCGATGAAAGACTGGATTTTCTGGCGAAAATGGAGAATCCGGAAAAAATCACCCCTGCGGTTATAAAATTCGTGGACATTGCCGGGCTGGTCAGGGGAGCCAGTAAGGGTGAGGGCCTCGGAAATAAATTTCTATCCCATATTCGCGAAGTAGATGCCATTGCCCATGTGGTCAGGTGCTTTGAAGATCCCAATGTGGTTCATGTGGATGGAAAGGTCGATCCCGTCAGGGATATAGAGACCATTAATCTTGAGTTAATTTTCGCCGATATGGAAACAGTAGAAAAACGTATTGATAGAACCAAAAAACAGGCAAAATCCGGAGAGAAACAGTATTTAGAAGAACTTGCACTTCTTGAAAGAATAAAAGAAGATCTGGAAAAAGGTATCCCGGTAAGGGCTATGGAGCTTAAAGAAGAGGAAATTCAAAAGGTGAAGCAGTATTTTTTACTTACTTCTAAGCCCGTCATTTATGTGGCAAATATATCCGAAGAGGACCTGCTTTCAAAAAAAGAAGGAGAACTACTAAAAAAAGTAAAGGAATATGCGTTAAAAGAAGGGGCCGAAGTTATACCGGTCTGCGCCAAAATTGAAGCAGAACTTGCAGAACTGGAAGGAGAAGAAAAAAAAGAACTTTTAGGGGAATACGGCCTTGAAGAGTCGGGATTGGACAGGCTAATAAGAGCTTCTTACAGACTGCTCGGTTTAATAACCTTTTTTACGGCAGGTCCGAAAGAAGTCAGGGCATGGACGATAAAAGAAGGTACAAAAGCACCTCAGGCAGCCGGAAAAATTCACAGCGACTTCGAAAGAGGCTTTATCAGGGCTGAAGTGATATCCTTTGAAGACCTGGAAAAATGCAAAAGTCAAAATGAGGCAAAAGAAAAAGGGCTTATTCGGATTGAGGGTAAAGATTATATCATGAAAGACGGAGATGTGGTCTACTTCAGGTTTAATGTGTAA
- a CDS encoding Cof-type HAD-IIB family hydrolase: MEYRLIVTDLDGTLLDENKNIPEENMRAIEAFRKKGGLFTIATGRGERGALPYIKKLNLDIPAVLFNGGELYDPQKGRIYTVYLERKLYDIIIDHFMDNPEIGIVVHYHDKVFISEIKSAHDYYINVQKVIYDRVYNLKEIERANKILLVGDVALAKEEIKRIEQKYGININAVQSDKYYFEILPENVSKGEGLKKLCDYLKIPLGKACAVGDNFNDISLLKTAGLGVAVENAEEPLKKKARFITRRNDEGGVAFLIEKILLGKMEPFTIK; encoded by the coding sequence ATGGAATACAGGCTTATAGTAACGGATTTAGATGGGACATTGCTGGATGAGAATAAAAACATACCCGAGGAAAATATGAGGGCAATTGAAGCCTTCAGAAAAAAAGGGGGGCTTTTTACAATCGCCACGGGAAGGGGAGAAAGGGGAGCGCTTCCCTATATAAAAAAATTGAACTTAGATATTCCGGCGGTACTTTTCAACGGAGGGGAACTTTACGATCCCCAAAAAGGACGTATTTATACCGTCTACCTTGAACGAAAATTGTACGATATTATTATAGACCACTTTATGGATAATCCTGAGATAGGAATAGTTGTTCATTATCACGACAAAGTTTTTATTTCCGAAATAAAATCCGCCCATGATTATTATATCAATGTACAAAAAGTGATATACGATCGGGTATACAATTTAAAGGAAATTGAAAGGGCAAATAAGATACTCCTTGTGGGGGATGTGGCCCTGGCCAAGGAGGAAATAAAAAGAATTGAGCAAAAATACGGTATAAATATTAATGCGGTACAAAGTGATAAATACTATTTTGAGATTTTACCCGAAAATGTATCAAAAGGAGAAGGTTTAAAGAAATTATGCGATTACCTCAAAATTCCTTTGGGAAAAGCCTGTGCTGTGGGGGATAATTTCAACGATATTTCTCTCCTTAAAACGGCAGGACTCGGGGTAGCTGTGGAAAATGCCGAAGAACCATTGAAGAAAAAAGCCCGGTTTATTACCAGGAGAAACGATGAAGGAGGGGTAGCTTTTTTAATTGAAAAAATACTTTTGGGGAAAATGGAACCATTTACTATAAAATAA
- a CDS encoding S8 family peptidase translates to MDIGTQNVENKIIVFKKGTRPSQRFEIYKKYGLAVEKNFRSLNIAICRAKRPEVFSLLSEEPWIESVEEDVSVYIQVIPESVKIYSLRGQEIPWGIEKLRAPECWKSFNGDEIRVGVIDTGVDATHPDLKENLKELMGTYKKNLISDDNGHGSHVSGTIAAVNNDIGVVGVAPKAKIISIKAFDKNGSGQLSGILEAIDWCIDSKVDVINMSFGISNDSNALKRVIKEAYDNGIVLVAAAGNNGKKDGVLYPAKYEEVMAVTACDRRGVFAPFSSQGKEVDFIAPGVDVLSCYNNGGYVLMSGTSMACPHVSGACALILSKKRIKPSELKEALARTARSLGYSKEKQGAGFIDVRKALSIIE, encoded by the coding sequence GTGGATATTGGCACTCAAAATGTTGAAAATAAAATAATAGTTTTTAAAAAGGGAACCAGGCCTTCTCAAAGGTTTGAAATTTATAAAAAGTACGGGCTTGCTGTGGAAAAAAACTTCCGGAGTCTTAACATAGCCATATGCAGGGCAAAGAGGCCTGAGGTTTTCAGCCTTTTAAGCGAGGAGCCCTGGATCGAATCGGTGGAAGAAGATGTCAGCGTATATATTCAGGTTATACCCGAATCAGTAAAAATCTATTCCTTAAGGGGGCAGGAAATACCCTGGGGGATAGAAAAGTTAAGAGCACCGGAATGCTGGAAAAGTTTTAACGGCGATGAAATAAGGGTTGGCGTTATCGATACCGGAGTTGATGCAACACATCCGGATTTAAAGGAAAATTTAAAGGAATTAATGGGAACCTACAAAAAAAACCTTATATCCGATGACAATGGACACGGATCCCATGTCAGCGGAACCATAGCGGCGGTAAATAACGATATTGGGGTAGTAGGGGTTGCCCCGAAAGCAAAGATTATTTCGATAAAAGCTTTTGATAAAAACGGAAGCGGACAGCTTTCGGGAATTCTTGAAGCAATAGATTGGTGTATTGATTCAAAAGTGGATGTTATAAATATGAGTTTTGGAATTTCCAATGACAGCAATGCTCTTAAAAGGGTTATTAAAGAAGCCTACGACAACGGCATCGTTCTGGTAGCTGCTGCTGGAAATAACGGTAAAAAGGACGGTGTTCTTTACCCGGCAAAGTATGAGGAAGTAATGGCGGTTACTGCATGCGATAGAAGGGGAGTATTTGCCCCTTTTTCCAGCCAGGGTAAAGAAGTGGACTTCATAGCTCCCGGGGTCGACGTCCTGTCCTGTTACAACAACGGCGGTTATGTTCTAATGAGCGGGACTTCAATGGCTTGCCCTCATGTATCCGGGGCTTGCGCCTTAATCCTCAGCAAGAAGCGCATAAAACCTTCCGAACTTAAAGAAGCATTAGCAAGGACGGCAAGGAGCCTCGGCTATTCTAAGGAAAAACAGGGGGCAGGTTTTATTGATGTTAGAAAAGCTTTATCAATAATTGAGTAA